A genomic window from Pecten maximus chromosome 4, xPecMax1.1, whole genome shotgun sequence includes:
- the LOC117326167 gene encoding peroxiredoxin-like 2C, with amino-acid sequence MADEKVDGLACKGEETVVDFDKLHDLFVYDESGSSLRFSDIYKHQKTIIVFTRHFHCFVCKDYIEDLGTVPPEYLQAADVGIVAIGPAPFKFIKSFKEETGFNYPLYTDPERKVYKALNLQEKMVHGDGKNNKHVKQNLFMGSLKSTWNALKVGEFEGNIKQQGGGFILGPGDVVHFAHIDANSLDHTPINDLLEKAGVAPVSFPKDKRD; translated from the exons ATGGCAGACGAAAAAGTTGATGGTCTTGCATGCAAGGGAGAAGAAACCGTTGTAGACTTCGACAAATTGCATGACTTGTTTGTTTATGATGAATCGGGAAGCTCTCTTCGTTTTTCAGatatctacaaacatcagaAAACGATTATTGTTTTTACGCGG CATTTCCATTGCTTTGTATGCAAGGATTACATAGAAG atttaggAACTGTTCCGCCTGAATACCTCCAG gCCGCTGATGTAGGCATTGTGGCGATTGGACCAGCACCATTTAAGTTTATAAAG TCATTCAAGGAAGAAACAGGTTTTAATTACCCTCTGTATACTGACCCAGAGAGGAAGGTTTACAAGGCCCTCAACCTGCAGGAGAAGATGGTGCATGGCGATGGCAAGA ATAATAAACATGTCAAGCAGAACCTCTTCATGGGGTCACTGAAGAGTACCTGGAATGCTTTGAAGGTCGGGGAGTTTGAGGGGAATATAAAACAGCAAGGAGGAGGTTTTATACTAGGGCCGG GTGATGTTGTACACTTCGCTCATATTGATGCAAATTCTCTTGATCACACGCCGATCAATGACCTTCTGGAGAAGGCAGGAGTGGCCCCAGTGAGCTTCCCCAAGGACAAACGGGACTAG